One segment of Chryseobacterium turcicum DNA contains the following:
- a CDS encoding MFS transporter: protein MISLLPLKTLQNVEFRNLLTGRFFIVLAFRMLATLLGWWVYQLTKDPFSIGLIGLSEVIPAVSCALYAGHVIDMNEKKRLLLICNYVYVFLISLLMIPAFFDVDLHFTGHEITYFIYGVIFFTGIARAFIGPIVPSMIPKIVKKVNLPSAITLNQATFLVSSVCGHAAGGFLIGFFGVKWTLVVIVSLLLIASLFFWQLKQQVSEHKKDEVKVLESMREGISYIFKTKEILGALCLDMFAVLFGGAVAMIPVFATDILKSGAEGFGLLNAASDIGSMIIIITLSLVPLRKNQGKILLAVVAGFGLCIIGFGLSHYYWLSFMFLVLSGMLDGISVVIRGTIVQLKTPDHIRGRVLSVNSIFIMSSNEMGQFESGVMAKLLGVVRSVVFGGSMTVLIALIVGSTNRKLRKMQY from the coding sequence ATGATTTCACTATTACCGCTCAAAACATTGCAGAATGTAGAATTCAGAAATCTTCTTACCGGGAGATTTTTTATTGTTTTAGCCTTCAGGATGCTTGCAACTTTGCTCGGTTGGTGGGTTTATCAATTAACGAAAGACCCTTTTTCTATCGGACTTATCGGATTATCGGAAGTAATTCCTGCAGTAAGCTGTGCATTATACGCAGGTCACGTCATCGATATGAATGAAAAGAAAAGACTGCTATTAATTTGCAATTATGTATATGTTTTTCTGATTAGTCTATTGATGATTCCTGCATTTTTTGATGTAGACCTTCATTTTACAGGGCACGAAATCACTTACTTTATTTACGGTGTTATTTTCTTTACCGGGATTGCCAGAGCTTTCATCGGACCTATTGTACCATCGATGATTCCTAAAATTGTAAAGAAAGTTAATCTTCCCAGCGCTATTACGCTAAATCAGGCAACATTTTTAGTTTCTTCAGTTTGCGGTCATGCAGCAGGCGGATTTCTTATCGGATTTTTTGGAGTGAAATGGACTTTAGTGGTCATTGTTTCACTTTTATTAATTGCTTCACTTTTTTTCTGGCAATTGAAACAGCAGGTTTCGGAACATAAAAAAGATGAAGTTAAAGTATTGGAAAGCATGCGTGAAGGAATTTCTTATATTTTTAAAACTAAAGAAATTTTAGGAGCCCTTTGCCTTGATATGTTTGCTGTACTTTTCGGAGGAGCAGTTGCCATGATTCCTGTTTTTGCTACAGATATTTTAAAATCAGGAGCCGAAGGTTTTGGATTGCTAAATGCAGCCTCAGATATCGGTTCAATGATTATCATTATTACATTATCATTGGTTCCTTTAAGAAAAAACCAAGGAAAAATTTTATTGGCTGTCGTAGCAGGTTTCGGGTTGTGTATTATCGGTTTCGGATTATCACATTATTATTGGCTGTCGTTTATGTTCTTAGTTTTAAGTGGAATGCTGGATGGTATTTCTGTGGTGATACGCGGAACAATTGTACAGCTAAAAACGCCTGACCATATTAGAGGAAGAGTTTTAAGCGTAAACTCAATTTTCATCATGTCGAGCAACGAAATGGGACAATTTGAAAGCGGAGTAATGGCCAAGCTTTTAGGTGTTGTACGTTCGGTTGTTTTTGGAGGAAGTATGACGGTATTAATTGCCTTAATTGTAGGAAGTACCAATCGTAAATTGAGAAAAATGCAATATTAA
- a CDS encoding T9SS type A sorting domain-containing protein, translated as MSKILFFFLNIIAFISLNAQSFEYTRSWATYLGPVDVTSWTESATKTMLFDNQNNIHLTGTAKGYPNGYPASYYDQFRVGNGGQGFKINPSITNTTNTVAAKLNPSGNVEAYEYYNYLLHNDGYKKKLKYIDHNNNYYYEYAAIINNLPVTPTPNAWLQNSSHPQLGTVLAKHSPNGTLLWATYLPVGNQTYIYSLLTNISIAEDESGNIYLAGSSDTKQDIATPGTFQDAYQLLYNQTTEIYNGYIVKLNSNGEKIWGTYFPTQIYNLKYYNNSLYIVGGQEPAGNQYNIASASPFQSAPAHFNLQKFNAENGTRLWGTYYGHSDGSSRISSIDVNETGVYVMGDAQSNTTTQGYFGTQGTHQTTNAGSYDLFLSKFNYSGERIWSTYFGGNGLDQAYSCMQPLALNGNDIYITGWTYGLGNNLATPETYKSSPTVNTNLATNQFFVKFNSNGQRIWASYYGDSSLGYNLPINIAVNNSSLYLYGETLATTGYSTPNSWQPQIIDPTNQKKNVAFVAKFDLKNLSTSENSKSEKLILYNNPNNGNFSLKGNILEKETCTLKLYDMTGKFIHSQNLEKNKSQNIYLKGKLLSGTYMAQVNDSKNNNLATIKMIVKN; from the coding sequence ATGTCGAAAATTTTATTCTTTTTTCTCAATATCATTGCATTTATATCACTCAACGCTCAAAGTTTTGAATACACCAGAAGCTGGGCAACTTATTTAGGCCCTGTAGATGTAACATCATGGACTGAAAGTGCGACGAAGACGATGTTATTTGACAACCAAAATAACATTCACCTTACTGGTACCGCAAAAGGATATCCCAACGGTTACCCCGCTTCTTATTATGACCAGTTCAGGGTTGGTAACGGCGGCCAGGGTTTTAAAATAAACCCATCGATAACGAACACAACCAATACCGTCGCTGCTAAACTAAATCCTTCGGGCAATGTAGAAGCCTATGAATATTACAATTATTTGCTGCATAATGACGGCTATAAGAAAAAACTAAAATACATTGACCATAACAATAATTACTATTATGAATATGCCGCCATTATAAATAATTTACCGGTTACACCGACACCAAATGCCTGGCTGCAAAATTCCAGTCACCCACAATTAGGTACGGTTTTAGCCAAACATTCTCCAAATGGTACTTTGCTTTGGGCGACTTATCTACCTGTAGGTAATCAAACTTATATTTATAGTCTTTTGACAAACATCAGTATTGCTGAAGACGAATCGGGCAATATTTATCTTGCAGGCTCTAGCGATACCAAACAAGACATTGCAACGCCGGGTACATTTCAAGACGCTTATCAACTCTTATACAATCAAACCACTGAAATTTATAATGGATACATTGTAAAACTAAACTCCAATGGTGAGAAAATCTGGGGCACTTATTTTCCAACTCAAATTTATAATTTAAAATACTACAACAATTCACTATATATCGTAGGAGGACAAGAGCCAGCAGGCAATCAATACAACATTGCATCGGCAAGCCCGTTTCAATCGGCTCCAGCTCATTTTAACCTTCAAAAATTCAATGCAGAAAATGGCACAAGATTATGGGGAACTTATTATGGGCATTCTGACGGGTCGAGTAGAATTAGCAGTATAGACGTTAATGAAACCGGAGTTTATGTAATGGGAGATGCACAATCGAACACCACAACACAAGGCTACTTTGGAACTCAGGGAACACACCAAACAACGAATGCTGGAAGCTATGATTTATTTCTTAGTAAATTTAATTATTCTGGAGAACGCATCTGGAGTACTTATTTCGGGGGCAATGGTTTAGACCAAGCTTACTCTTGTATGCAACCGCTCGCTTTAAACGGAAACGACATTTACATCACGGGCTGGACATACGGACTTGGAAATAATCTGGCAACACCAGAAACCTACAAATCATCACCCACAGTAAATACAAATTTGGCTACCAATCAATTTTTTGTGAAATTTAATAGTAACGGGCAAAGAATCTGGGCTTCTTATTATGGAGATTCGAGTCTTGGTTATAACCTTCCTATCAACATCGCTGTTAATAATTCATCTTTATATTTATACGGAGAAACACTTGCTACCACGGGTTATTCTACTCCAAACAGTTGGCAACCACAAATCATAGACCCTACCAACCAAAAAAAGAATGTTGCTTTTGTTGCAAAATTTGACCTTAAGAATCTTTCCACCTCCGAGAATAGTAAATCTGAGAAACTGATACTTTACAACAACCCAAATAATGGTAATTTTTCATTAAAGGGTAATATATTGGAAAAAGAAACCTGCACTCTTAAGCTCTATGACATGACTGGAAAATTTATACACTCTCAAAATTTAGAAAAAAACAAGTCCCAAAACATCTATCTAAAAGGCAAACTTCTCAGTGGAACTTATATGGCACAAGTAAATGATAGTAAGAATAACAATCTCGCTACTATTAAAATGATTGTGAAAAATTAA
- a CDS encoding carbonic anhydrase — protein sequence MKAHTSETQSTITPEKALDFLKEGNQRFVNNLKANRDLLEQVNATREGQWPFAVVLSCIDSRTSAELIFDQGLGDVFSIRIAGNFVNQDILGSMEFGCNVAGSKLVVVLGHTKCGALKGGLDAAKIEGMGMDNLNHLIGHFDPIIKTIIKDDEERSSANADLLERLNQHNVKNAIEEIRKQSSTLKRLEEEGQIKIIGANYDVETGVVTWL from the coding sequence ATGAAAGCACATACATCAGAAACTCAGTCTACAATTACTCCTGAAAAAGCATTAGACTTTTTAAAGGAAGGAAACCAAAGATTCGTCAATAACTTAAAGGCAAACAGAGATCTTTTGGAGCAGGTAAACGCTACCCGCGAAGGACAGTGGCCTTTTGCAGTTGTTTTAAGCTGTATCGACAGCCGTACTTCTGCAGAATTAATCTTTGATCAAGGACTAGGTGATGTTTTCAGTATCAGAATAGCAGGAAACTTTGTAAATCAAGATATTTTAGGATCTATGGAATTTGGCTGTAATGTAGCGGGTTCTAAGTTGGTTGTTGTTTTAGGACATACAAAATGTGGCGCTCTAAAAGGTGGATTGGACGCTGCTAAAATTGAAGGAATGGGAATGGATAACCTGAACCATCTTATCGGTCATTTCGATCCAATTATTAAAACAATCATCAAGGATGATGAAGAGCGTTCTTCTGCTAATGCGGACCTTCTTGAAAGACTAAATCAGCATAACGTAAAAAATGCGATTGAAGAAATCCGTAAGCAAAGTTCTACTTTAAAAAGACTTGAGGAAGAAGGCCAAATTAAAATCATTGGTGCTAACTACGACGTTGAAACCGGCGTTGTAACTTGGTTATAA
- a CDS encoding GH3 auxin-responsive promoter family protein, protein MLNFLKKNVALIWAKKHVQKAEEFKKNAEKNQEKLLLSLVDTAKKTLFGRTYDFENIKSVKDFQEKVPVADYEDLKPYIEKVKRGQRDILWIETPEYFAKTSGTTSGSKYIPISKEGMPFQVKGAQSALFHYIAKKNNADFVGGKMIFLQGSPELEEVFGVKTGRLSGIVAHHIPNYLQKNRLPSWETNLIEDWETKVDKIVEETEKENMTLISGIPPWLIMYFEKLIEKNGKKIKQIFPNLQLIVTGGVNYEPYRDKMEELLGGKVDIVQTFPASEGFFAFQDDYTKEGLLLLTNHGIFYEFIPLEEYGKPNAQRLTLKDVELNKDYALILTTNSGLWAYSIGDVVRFIDKKPHRILVSGRTKHFTSAFGEHVIAFEVEEAIKATVEKFPAQITEFHLAPEVNPEEGLPYHEWFIEFEKEPENLDLFKNELDNQLRKRNTYYDDLIAGNILQKLHISKLQKNAFQEYAKSQGKLGGQNKIPRLANDRKIADLLKIYKK, encoded by the coding sequence ATGTTAAACTTCTTAAAGAAAAATGTAGCGCTGATTTGGGCAAAAAAGCATGTTCAAAAAGCAGAAGAATTCAAGAAAAATGCTGAGAAAAACCAGGAGAAACTATTGCTTTCACTTGTCGACACGGCAAAAAAAACTCTTTTTGGAAGAACATATGATTTTGAAAACATCAAGTCTGTAAAAGATTTTCAGGAAAAAGTTCCCGTGGCCGATTATGAAGATTTGAAACCCTACATCGAGAAAGTAAAACGAGGACAACGTGATATTTTATGGATTGAAACTCCCGAATATTTTGCTAAAACTTCAGGTACAACTTCAGGTTCTAAATATATTCCGATTTCTAAAGAAGGGATGCCTTTTCAGGTAAAAGGTGCCCAGAGTGCACTTTTCCATTATATTGCTAAAAAAAACAATGCTGACTTTGTAGGCGGAAAAATGATTTTCTTACAAGGAAGTCCTGAGTTAGAAGAAGTTTTTGGGGTGAAAACTGGTAGACTTTCAGGAATTGTAGCCCACCATATTCCCAATTATCTTCAGAAAAACCGCTTACCAAGCTGGGAAACCAATCTCATAGAAGACTGGGAAACCAAAGTTGACAAAATCGTAGAAGAAACCGAAAAAGAAAACATGACGTTGATTTCGGGAATTCCGCCATGGCTGATTATGTATTTTGAAAAGCTGATTGAGAAAAACGGTAAAAAAATAAAACAGATTTTCCCGAATCTTCAACTCATCGTTACCGGTGGGGTAAACTATGAGCCTTACCGCGATAAAATGGAAGAACTTTTAGGTGGGAAGGTAGATATTGTGCAGACATTTCCGGCTTCGGAAGGTTTTTTTGCATTTCAGGATGATTATACCAAAGAAGGATTACTGCTTTTAACCAATCACGGGATTTTTTATGAATTTATTCCTTTAGAAGAATACGGAAAGCCCAATGCACAACGATTAACTTTAAAAGATGTAGAGCTTAATAAAGACTATGCTTTAATTTTAACAACCAATTCCGGTTTGTGGGCCTATTCTATTGGTGATGTTGTACGATTTATCGATAAAAAACCGCACAGAATTTTAGTAAGCGGAAGAACGAAGCATTTTACCTCAGCTTTTGGCGAGCATGTGATTGCTTTTGAAGTGGAAGAAGCCATAAAAGCTACGGTAGAAAAATTTCCGGCACAGATTACAGAATTTCATTTGGCTCCGGAAGTAAACCCTGAAGAAGGACTGCCTTATCACGAATGGTTTATTGAGTTTGAAAAAGAGCCCGAAAATTTAGATTTATTTAAAAATGAACTCGATAATCAACTTAGAAAACGCAATACCTATTATGATGATTTAATTGCAGGAAACATTCTCCAAAAGCTTCATATTTCAAAGCTTCAGAAAAATGCTTTTCAGGAATATGCAAAATCTCAGGGGAAATTGGGTGGACAAAATAAAATCCCAAGATTGGCAAACGACAGAAAAATAGCCGATTTATTAAAAATTTATAAAAAATAA
- a CDS encoding SulP family inorganic anion transporter: MKKSKSLFGGIKENFPSGLVVFLVALPLCLGIALASGAPPLSGVIAGIVGGLVIGALSNSNISVSGPAAGLTAIVLTAITDLGAFELFLCAGIIAGLIQLVLGFLKAGSISNYFPNNVIEGMLAAIGIIIIIKQIPHALGFDSDYEGNETLFSNGINFNYFSELIGAIHPGAIIVTLVSVGVLLAWDKVPALKRLKMLPGALVAVAIGILLNEAFKISGSSLAIGTEHLVSLPVPQSLDDFKNLIILPDFNGFLNPKVWVVGATIAIVASIETLLCIEASDRLDVQRRITDTNLELKAQGIGNLISSFIGGLPMTSVVVRSSANANAGATSKVSAMIHGVLLLVCVLTIPFILNLIPLSTLAAVLLLVGYKLAKPATFKHFWHLGKFQFIPFVATVVAIVATDLLKGVGIGLAISVFYILQGNMKRAYYLSREKLRDADGIKIKLAEEVSFLNKAAIKKTLKNIKPNSTVTIDARETSYIATDVLEMVQDFANIRAKEEDINVELLGFKTSYRDYETDEDSHIVITHKRAM; this comes from the coding sequence ATGAAAAAATCAAAGTCATTATTTGGAGGAATAAAGGAGAATTTCCCTTCAGGCCTCGTTGTGTTTTTAGTAGCCCTTCCATTATGTTTAGGAATTGCGTTGGCATCTGGCGCACCACCATTATCTGGTGTAATTGCAGGTATCGTAGGTGGTTTAGTCATTGGTGCACTTAGTAATTCTAACATTTCGGTTTCAGGACCTGCTGCTGGTCTTACGGCAATTGTTTTAACGGCAATTACAGATCTAGGAGCTTTCGAACTCTTTCTATGTGCTGGTATTATTGCTGGACTTATACAATTGGTTTTAGGCTTCTTAAAAGCAGGAAGTATCTCCAATTATTTTCCGAATAATGTAATTGAAGGAATGCTTGCTGCCATCGGAATTATTATTATCATCAAACAGATTCCGCATGCATTAGGTTTTGATAGCGACTATGAAGGAAATGAAACATTATTTTCTAACGGAATTAATTTTAATTATTTCAGCGAATTAATAGGCGCAATACATCCTGGAGCAATCATTGTTACTTTGGTTTCTGTAGGCGTACTTTTAGCTTGGGATAAGGTTCCAGCATTAAAAAGATTAAAAATGCTACCAGGAGCGCTAGTTGCTGTAGCAATAGGAATTTTACTAAATGAGGCATTTAAAATCTCAGGAAGTTCTTTGGCTATCGGTACCGAGCATTTGGTTTCTTTACCTGTTCCTCAAAGTCTTGATGATTTTAAAAACTTGATTATACTTCCCGATTTTAATGGTTTTCTTAATCCTAAAGTATGGGTTGTAGGAGCAACTATTGCTATTGTAGCATCGATTGAAACATTACTTTGTATTGAAGCTTCAGATAGATTAGATGTTCAGAGAAGAATTACCGATACCAATTTAGAATTAAAAGCTCAGGGAATCGGAAACTTAATCAGTTCATTTATTGGTGGATTGCCAATGACATCAGTAGTGGTAAGAAGTTCTGCAAATGCAAATGCAGGAGCTACTTCGAAGGTTTCAGCGATGATTCACGGGGTTCTATTACTAGTTTGTGTATTGACCATTCCTTTTATTTTAAATCTAATTCCTTTATCAACGCTTGCTGCTGTTTTACTTTTGGTAGGATATAAATTGGCAAAACCAGCTACATTCAAACATTTCTGGCATTTAGGAAAATTTCAGTTTATTCCGTTTGTAGCGACTGTAGTTGCGATTGTAGCAACAGATTTGCTAAAAGGAGTAGGTATTGGTTTGGCAATCTCGGTTTTCTATATCTTACAAGGAAATATGAAGCGTGCTTATTACCTGAGCCGCGAAAAACTAAGAGATGCAGACGGTATCAAAATAAAATTGGCAGAAGAGGTATCTTTCCTCAATAAAGCTGCTATTAAAAAGACATTAAAAAACATTAAACCAAACTCTACGGTAACGATTGATGCGAGAGAAACATCATATATCGCAACGGATGTACTAGAAATGGTACAGGATTTTGCCAATATCCGAGCGAAAGAAGAAGACATTAATGTGGAACTATTAGGCTTCAAAACTTCGTACAGAGACTACGAAACCGATGAAGACTCTCACATCGTCATTACCCACAAAAGAGCAATGTAA
- the pth gene encoding aminoacyl-tRNA hydrolase gives MKYLIVGLGNKGPEYENTRHNIGFKVAEKIAETLEAPFNTTNFGWMAEGKYKGRKVLVLKPDTYMNLSGNAVKYWMQKENIPLENVMIVTDDLALPFGTLRMKMKGSDAGHNGLKNIQEVLQTQNYARLRFGISAEFSEGRQVDYVLGTWNEEEREKLPERIEKFSKACLSFVFAGINNTMSAFNGK, from the coding sequence ATGAAATATTTAATTGTCGGTCTCGGAAATAAAGGCCCTGAATACGAAAATACACGTCACAATATAGGTTTTAAAGTTGCTGAAAAAATTGCTGAAACTTTAGAAGCACCATTCAATACCACCAATTTTGGTTGGATGGCAGAAGGAAAGTATAAAGGAAGGAAAGTATTGGTTTTAAAGCCTGATACCTACATGAATCTTTCAGGAAATGCCGTAAAATACTGGATGCAAAAAGAAAATATTCCTTTAGAAAATGTGATGATCGTTACCGATGATCTGGCTTTGCCATTCGGAACATTAAGAATGAAAATGAAAGGTTCTGATGCAGGGCACAACGGTTTGAAAAATATTCAGGAAGTATTGCAGACTCAGAATTATGCAAGGCTGCGTTTTGGTATTTCTGCTGAGTTTTCTGAAGGAAGACAGGTAGATTATGTTTTGGGAACCTGGAATGAAGAAGAGCGTGAAAAGCTTCCCGAAAGAATAGAAAAGTTTTCAAAAGCATGTTTGTCGTTTGTTTTTGCAGGAATTAATAATACCATGTCTGCGTTCAACGGTAAGTAA
- the mfd gene encoding transcription-repair coupling factor produces the protein MQLKNINEKFLPDLLKNEFGKEIFTQIDTQSHLSVRGSAGSSASVFAAELFLTHKKTVLFLVDDKEEALYVNSEMEDLLGKENILYFPATHMEPYQVEKTQNANLVLRTEVLNKINSEKSPKVIVAYIGALSEKVLKKEDFKAISHQIQTGDQLDFDFVDELLNHYQFHQTDFVSEPGEFSVRGGIVDVFSYSNERPYRLTFFGNEVENIKTFDIETQLSVDKVGGFQLVSNMNFSVSGTRVSFLEVLPKESFIISKNGVVGLQKLRTFYEKSIEKFENLNKDIAHRSPQELFISDEEFLFDYKKFKTVDFSSVGIESIKSQEIKLNQTAQPSFHKNFQLLIEDLKEKKEEGFDIWISFSTEKQKERLESIFDELGHQLAFKSFKSELHEGFVDPDHKILVYTDHQIFDRYQRYKAKNTFAKSEQLTLKDLMSLKVGDYIAHIDHGIGKFMGLVKVNNDGKIQECFKLTYKNGDLLYVSIHSLHKISKYNGPDGKEIVLSKLGSPAWKSLKQKTKAKVKQIAFDLIKLYAERKTARGFAFTPDSYLQNELEASFVYEDTPDQEKATIDVKTDMEAETVMDRLVCGDVGFGKTEVAIRAAFKAATDGKQVAILVPTTILAFQHYRSFRERLKDFPVTVSYLNRFRTAKQKNETIEGLKTGKVDIVIGTHQLASDKVKFKDLGLLIIDEEQKFGVAVKDKLKTMKNNVDTLTLTATPIPRTLQFSLMAARDLSVIKTPPPNRQPVDTNIVGFDEELIRDAVSYELQRDGQVYFINNRIENLKDIAGLIQRLVPDARVIIGHGQMDGKQLEQNVLDFMEGKYDVLVSTTIVESGVDVPNANTIFINDAQRFGMADLHQMRGRVGRSNRKAFCYLITPPFDMMTTDARKRLEAIEQFSDLGSGFQIAMKDLEIRGAGDLLGGEQSGFINEMGFETYQKLMQEALEELKDDEDFENLFENEEDRQKLFKSVKEVNIDTDLELMLPDSYVSSTEERLLLYQKLAEIDNEKDLQKFESELKDRFGNLPSEAINLLKSVALKWLAAEIGFEKIVMKNGIFLGYFPSNPQDKFYQTDKFRHIITYLTQNPAQAQLKEKSGKDGNNLMMRKDKVKNVDEVNVLLQSILGI, from the coding sequence ATGCAGTTAAAAAATATCAACGAAAAGTTCCTTCCCGATTTGCTTAAAAATGAATTTGGAAAAGAAATTTTCACACAAATTGATACCCAATCACATCTTTCTGTAAGAGGAAGTGCCGGTTCTTCGGCTTCGGTTTTTGCGGCCGAGCTCTTTCTTACTCACAAAAAAACGGTACTTTTTCTTGTTGATGACAAAGAAGAAGCGTTATATGTAAACAGCGAAATGGAAGATTTGCTGGGAAAAGAAAATATACTTTATTTTCCGGCAACTCACATGGAACCTTATCAGGTCGAAAAAACTCAGAATGCCAATTTGGTATTGCGAACCGAGGTTTTGAATAAAATAAATTCAGAAAAATCGCCCAAAGTTATTGTAGCTTACATCGGTGCTTTGTCTGAAAAAGTCTTGAAAAAAGAAGATTTTAAAGCCATTTCTCACCAAATACAAACCGGAGACCAGCTCGATTTTGATTTTGTGGATGAATTATTGAATCATTATCAGTTTCACCAGACCGATTTTGTTTCCGAGCCAGGAGAATTTTCTGTACGAGGTGGAATTGTAGATGTATTTTCTTATTCTAATGAACGACCTTATCGTCTTACTTTCTTCGGAAATGAGGTTGAAAATATTAAAACTTTTGATATCGAAACCCAGCTTTCAGTAGATAAAGTAGGCGGTTTTCAATTGGTTTCAAATATGAATTTTTCTGTTTCGGGAACGAGAGTTTCTTTTCTTGAAGTTTTGCCTAAAGAAAGTTTTATTATTTCTAAAAATGGGGTAGTAGGTCTTCAAAAGCTGAGAACCTTTTATGAAAAATCTATAGAAAAGTTTGAAAACTTAAATAAAGATATTGCGCACAGAAGTCCGCAGGAATTATTTATTTCGGATGAAGAATTTCTTTTCGATTATAAAAAATTTAAAACCGTTGATTTCAGCAGCGTAGGAATCGAAAGCATAAAATCTCAGGAAATAAAACTCAACCAAACGGCTCAACCTTCTTTTCATAAGAATTTTCAGTTGTTGATTGAAGACCTTAAAGAGAAAAAAGAGGAAGGTTTTGATATCTGGATTTCTTTTTCTACCGAAAAACAAAAAGAAAGATTAGAGTCTATTTTTGATGAATTGGGACATCAGTTGGCTTTTAAAAGCTTTAAATCTGAGCTTCATGAAGGTTTTGTAGATCCCGATCACAAAATATTGGTATATACCGACCATCAGATTTTTGACCGTTACCAAAGGTATAAAGCTAAAAATACATTTGCTAAATCTGAACAGTTAACGCTGAAAGACTTAATGTCGTTGAAAGTAGGAGATTACATTGCCCACATTGATCATGGTATCGGAAAATTTATGGGCTTGGTAAAAGTAAACAACGACGGAAAAATTCAGGAATGTTTTAAACTGACCTATAAAAACGGCGATTTGCTGTATGTAAGTATTCATTCACTTCATAAAATTTCTAAATACAACGGCCCAGACGGAAAAGAGATTGTATTAAGCAAACTAGGTTCTCCTGCCTGGAAATCATTAAAACAGAAAACAAAAGCGAAAGTAAAACAGATTGCTTTTGACTTGATTAAATTATACGCAGAGCGAAAAACAGCCAGAGGTTTTGCTTTTACTCCAGATTCTTATCTTCAAAATGAGCTTGAAGCAAGTTTCGTGTATGAAGATACACCCGATCAGGAGAAAGCAACTATTGATGTGAAAACAGACATGGAAGCCGAAACGGTGATGGATCGATTGGTTTGTGGAGATGTTGGTTTCGGTAAAACGGAGGTGGCAATTCGTGCTGCTTTTAAAGCTGCTACCGATGGAAAACAAGTGGCGATTTTGGTGCCTACAACGATTTTGGCGTTTCAGCATTATAGAAGTTTTAGAGAAAGGTTAAAAGATTTTCCGGTAACTGTTTCTTACTTAAATCGTTTCAGAACAGCAAAGCAGAAAAATGAAACGATTGAAGGTTTAAAAACCGGAAAAGTGGATATCGTTATCGGAACCCATCAGTTGGCTTCAGATAAAGTGAAATTTAAAGATTTAGGTTTATTGATTATTGATGAAGAGCAAAAATTCGGAGTCGCTGTAAAAGATAAGCTTAAAACAATGAAAAATAATGTTGATACCTTGACTTTAACGGCAACACCAATTCCGAGAACGCTTCAGTTTTCATTGATGGCTGCAAGAGATTTATCGGTCATTAAAACGCCACCGCCAAACAGACAGCCTGTTGATACCAATATTGTAGGTTTTGATGAAGAATTAATCCGTGATGCTGTTTCTTATGAGCTACAACGTGACGGTCAGGTTTATTTTATCAACAATAGAATTGAAAATCTTAAAGATATTGCCGGTTTGATTCAAAGACTCGTTCCGGATGCAAGAGTGATTATCGGTCATGGACAAATGGACGGAAAACAGCTCGAGCAGAATGTTCTCGATTTTATGGAAGGGAAATATGACGTTCTAGTTTCTACAACCATTGTAGAAAGTGGAGTAGACGTTCCGAATGCCAATACGATTTTCATTAATGATGCCCAACGTTTTGGGATGGCAGACCTTCATCAGATGAGAGGAAGGGTAGGTAGAAGTAACAGAAAAGCATTTTGTTATTTGATTACCCCGCCTTTTGATATGATGACTACTGATGCGAGAAAGAGATTGGAAGCGATTGAACAGTTTTCCGACTTAGGAAGTGGTTTCCAGATTGCGATGAAAGACCTGGAAATTCGTGGTGCCGGAGATTTATTAGGAGGTGAACAGAGCGGATTTATCAATGAAATGGGTTTTGAAACCTACCAGAAACTGATGCAAGAAGCTTTAGAAGAACTTAAAGATGATGAAGATTTTGAAAATCTTTTTGAAAACGAAGAAGACCGACAAAAATTATTCAAGTCTGTAAAAGAAGTTAATATTGATACCGATTTGGAGCTGATGCTTCCTGATTCTTATGTTTCGAGCACCGAAGAAAGGCTGTTGTTATATCAAAAATTAGCCGAAATTGATAATGAAAAAGACCTTCAAAAGTTTGAGTCTGAACTGAAAGACCGTTTTGGAAATCTTCCAAGTGAAGCGATTAACTTATTAAAAAGCGTTGCGTTGAAATGGCTCGCTGCAGAAATTGGTTTCGAAAAAATTGTGATGAAAAACGGAATATTTTTAGGGTATTTTCCAAGTAATCCACAAGATAAGTTTTATCAGACCGATAAATTCAGGCATATTATTACTTATTTAACTCAAAATCCGGCGCAAGCTCAGTTAAAAGAAAAATCCGGCAAGGACGGAAATAACCTGATGATGCGAAAAGACAAAGTAAAGAATGTAGATGAGGTGAATGTTTTACTGCAATCGATTCTTGGGATTTAA